Genomic segment of Pseudothermotoga hypogea DSM 11164 = NBRC 106472:
GTACAGTCCACCGGCGCGTCGGTCGCAAACGTCAACTTGCTCAAGAACAAGGAAGTAGACCTCATATTCGTCCAAAACGACGTGGCCTTCTACGCCTACAACGGAGTAGAAATGTTCAAAGAACCGTTCCCACAGTTGAGGGGTCTGGCGACGCTCTATCCCGAGACGGTCCAAATCGTTGCGCTCGCCGACAGAGGAATAAATAGTGTCTACGATCTGAAGGGCAAGAGGGTCGCCGTGGGTGCTGCTGGAAGCGGTACTGAGGTCAACGCAAGGCAGATCTTGGCCGCGGCTGGAATCACTTACAACGACATCAAGGTGCAGTATTTGAGTTTCGCAGAAGCAGCGAACAACCTCAAAGATGGAAACATCGATGCCGCGTTTGTCACCGCGGGACATCCAACAGCAGCCATCGTTGATCTTGCGGCGGTCAGAAAGATCGTGCTCGTTCCGGTCCCGGATGAGATCATCGCATCTCTGCAGAAGGATTATCCGTTCTACGTCAAGATCGTCGTCCCGGCCGGTACTTACAAGGGAGTCGATGTAGATGTCATCACAGTCGCTGTCAAGGCGATGCTCGCGGTCAGAGCGGAAATGCCAGAAGATCTCGCTTACCAACTGCTCAAGACCATGTACGCAAACCAGAAGAGACTGATCGAAGCCCATGCGAAGGGTGAACTCATAATACCGGAAACTGGTAAGGAAGGTATGTCCATACCGCTGCATCCGGGAGCGGAAAAGTTCTTCAAGGAGATGGGACTCTAAACGGTGAGGGCGTCCTTGCTCTGTGCCTTGCTGAGTCTTCTATCATTTCGATACGTTTTGGTCGTTGAGAAGCAAGGTCAGGTGATCTTTCAGAAAGTTCTGAATGAAGATTGGTTTGCCGTCGTATTTGTTCATTCGGTGGAACGCACGTTGGTCGAAGAGCGTTTCAAAGTTGAACCCGATGGTTCCTTGCTTTTGTTTGAGACTCGGTACAGTTCTTACGGGGCAGGTTTACCTTCTGACGCGGAGGAAGGATTCGCTGTCGAAGAGGGAAAATTTGTTTTGAAACTTCACAGAAGATTCGAGCGGATCGTCCTCCGCGTTTCGCATATTGAAGGCCACGGTATGGTATTCTGTGATAGGACGATTTGGTTTAAAGACATAGCGAACGTTAACGATGCGTTGACTATTTATGTGAAGGTTCTACCTTCTCTGAAGTTGAAAATCTTTTGAGGAGGAATCATCGTGAGCAACGAGAAAGGTACAACCGATCAGGCGAAGGAGATACTCGAAAAGTACGACAGAGAGGCGCGCTACAGAAGTTTTAGAGGTTTCATGGCCAAGATTGTGGCAGCCATAGCGATAACCTTTTCGGTGTTCCAGATTTACACGGCCGCCTTTGGTGTGCTGGACGCAATGATACAGCGCTCGATTCATCTGGCGTTCGGTTCCTGCTTGATCTTCCTGCTTTATCCGACGAGCAAGAAATGGCCGAGGGACAGATTGCACTGGTTCGATCTACTGTTAGCGATAGTTGCACCTTTGACGACCATATACATCGTTGTGAACTACAAGGAACTGGTTCTGAGATCAGGCACGGTTACCAGGCTGGACTTCGTAGTTGGGATTTTAGGAATCGTACTCGTTCTCGAGGCGACGCGCAGAATCGTAGGTTTACCGATAGTGATAGTCGCTCTGTGTTTCATCCTGTACGCACTTTATGGAAGATACATTCCCGGCATAATGGCTCACAGGGGTGTTTCACTCCAGAGGCTTGTCGGACATCTGTTTTACACAACGGAAGGTATCTTTGGAATCCCACTTGGCGTTTCTTCCACCTTCGTCTTTCTGTTCATCCTGCTGGGCGCGTTTCTCGAGAGAACAGGACTCGGACAGCTCTTCATAGACATTGCGAACGCGCTTGCGGGATGGGCTACAGGCGGTCCGGCGAAGGTCGCAGTCTTCTCAAGTGGGATGATGGGCATGATAAGTGGCAGCAGTGTTGCAAACGTCGTTGGAACCGGTACCTTCACCATACCCATGATGAAAAAACTCGGTTACAAGCCTGAATTCGCCGGTGCAGTGGAGGCAACCGCATCGACGGGTGGACAGCTGATGCCACCGATCATGGGTGCCGCAGCCTTTCTGATGGCAGAGTTCACAGGTATCGCCTATTCGAAGATAATAATCTCTGCCGCCATCCCGGCAGCTCTCTACTATTTCGGCGTCTGGATGGGAGTACACTGGGAGGCAAAGAAGCTGGGCCTCAGAGGTCTTTCAAAGGAAGAGCTTCCCAAGATGAAGAAGGTCCTGCTCGAGAGAGGCCATCTTCTGTTCCCGCTGGTTGCGATCATCTATTTGCTGGTGACGGGTTTTACCCCCATGAAGGCCGCACTGTACGCGATAGTTTTTTCTGTAGCCTCATCGCTCATCAGGAAGAGTACGAGAATAAAACTGTCGGACGTTCCCGCAGCACTCGAAGCGGGAGCGAGAGGCGCGCTGAGCGTTGTTGCGGCAACTGCTTGCGCTGGAATAATCATCGGCGTCGTGACACTCACGGGTATAGGCTTGAAACTGGGTACTGCGCTGGTTGACCTGGCACGTGGAAATCTCTTGATAACACTGTTTTTCACCATGCTCACCTCGCTCGTGCTTGGAATGGGAGTGCCCACAACGGCGAACTACGTCATCACTTCAACGATCGCAGCACCTGCGCTACTCAGGTTGGGAGTACCGGTCCTCGCTGCCCATATGTTTGCCTTTTATTTTGGCATCATCGCGGATGTGACCCCTCCCGTCGCACTCGCTGCAATGGCTGGCGCAGGTGTAGCAAGGGCGAATCCGATGAGGACAGGTCTGACAGCTTCGAGACTCGCAATCGCTGCGTTTCTCGTACCTTACGCGTTCGTTCTTTCACCACAGCTGCTGCTGGTGAACGTTTCCAACCCGATACAGGTGATCTGGCCATTGTTCACATGTGCCTTGGGACTGTTCTCACTTTCGGGAGCTCTGGCAGCTTATTTGTTTGGCAATCTTACTGTGTGGGAAAGAGCGCTGTACGGTATCGGCGGTATTTTGCTCGTTGAACCGAGTGGTTTTACTGATCTGATCGGTTTGGGACTGATCGCGGTCGCGTTTTTGCTGCAGAGAGCAAGGATGCGTTTGGCAAAGAATGCTTGATCGATAGCAACGTTTTGTTTTTGGCGGCGATGCCGCCAAATTTTTTTGTGATGTTACCGATAAGAAATGGGAGGCAATTCAGGATGAAAATAGGAAGCTATCACGTGACGATGACCTCGCTGAACAGACATGAGCATTTGGTACAGAGACACGAGCGATTCCGGATGATTCGCATCGTTCAGCAGGAGCCAGCGAAGGTAGAACCGGCAAAGATCGAAATTAAACTCAGCGAAAAGGATAAGGCGAAACTCAAGTTAATCAAGGCGATCCTGGAGAAACTCACAGGTCGCAAGGTGAGATTGTTTTTGCTGGAGCTCGCCGAATCAGGAGGTTCTGACACGGCGGAACCGGGCGCCACGAGAACTCAAGTCGGCGTGATTTACGAACGGAGCGAATATGAGAGACAAAGTGAGTCGACCACTTTCGCTGCGAAAGGTTACGTCGAGACGAAGGATGGTCGGAGGATCGAGTTTGAAATCAGCTTTCATGCCAGCAGAACGTTCGAAAGAAGCGAGATGTTCAGGTTTATGAGTGGAAATCTACAGGATCCATTGATCTTAAAACTCGACGACGCACCGCTGGAATTTTCGGACAAAAAACTGACGCTGGATCTTGACCTGGATGGTGTACTTGACAATGTTCGTTTGCCGAAGAATGCCGTACTGTTGGTGTTAGATTCAAACGAGAATGGTCGGTTGGACGACGCTCACGAGTTGTTCGGGCCTTTGACAGGAAACGGCTTCAAAGAACTGGCCTTGTACGACGAAGACAAAAACGGCTGGATCGATGAATCCGACGGCATCTTCGTAAAATTGAGGGTTTTAAAGACGAACCAGGAGAGAGTCGAACTGGTGTCTTTGCTCGAAGCAAACGTGGGAGCCATTTACCTGGGTTCTGTGAGAACATTTTTCAGCCTTTACGATGATGAAGGACTCCTGGGCAAACTCAGCTCCAGTGGCGTCTATCTAACGGAAGATGGTCGTGTGAGAACGATCCACCAGCTCGACTTGAAAGTTTGAGTTCAGATCACGAAGAGTTCCTTTTGAACGTAGCACACCGCACCCATCACTACACCGAGCTCTGCAAGTTCTGCTCTCTTGAACTGAACGTGTTCGAGTATTTCCGCAGGGACCGTTTTGGAAACGATGGGTTCGATCTTTGCCAAGATCTTGTCATATTGGTTGTAACCGATGCCACCAGACAAAACGACGACGTCTGGATCAAGCAAACACAGTGCGTTCGCTATCGCGAGTGCTAAATGTTCACAGGCAACGTCGAAGAATTCGTTGAAATCTGTGTGTGACTCGAGTTTTTCGAAAACCTGATTCAACGTGGATCGAATTCTTCTCTCCTTGAGGAACTGCTCGAACGTGTATCCGGAGAACCACCTTTCAAGCCTACCAAACCGGTATTCAACGTCTTTTTCTGCAGACCAATCCGTCACGAGATAGCCTATCTCACCCGCCATGCCTCTCGCACCCGTGTAGAGGGTTCCATTCAGAATCAGACCCGCCCCAGTCCCTGTGCCGAGCGCCACAAGAAGGACATTCCTCAAACCTTTGGCGGCTCCCTTCCACATCTCGCCAAGGGCGTTCAGAGTAACATCGTTTTCGACAAAGACGGGTACGTTGAATTTTGTTTCAAGTATCTTCTTGAGTGGAACGTCTCTCAAATCGAAAGCTGGGATGTATCTAACTTTTCCCGTATTGCGATCACAAGTACCTGGTACACCCACACCGATACCGAGCAACTCGTAATTGTGACACTTCATATCCGTGAGTAAGCTCGAAATTTGATCTACAAGATCATCGACGGATCGGATTCTGTGAATCTTTCGCTCGATCTCATGTTTCATGTTACCGTCCAAATCTGTTATCGCTGCGCGTATCTTGCTGCCACCAACGTCAATACCCACGAGGAATTTCCAGTTTGGGTTGAACTCGAGCAACGTAGGACGCTTTCCACCCCTCAGCGTGCTTTTGCCCTTTTTCGATTCCCTCACGATGCCTTCTCTGATCAGTCTCTCCACGGCTTGTGAAACGACGGGCTTACTCAAACCCGTTTTGACCGCTATGTGCGCTCTCGATATCGGTCGGAACTGCCTTATGCACTCGAGAACTTTGGCTTCGGAATTTTTCAGGACCAGTCTGGCTTTCATCATTCTTTCACCGCTCCTTTGGCGAGCCCTTCGATCAAGAAGTTCTGGAACAGAAGGGCAAAGATTATAGGTGGAACCATCGAAACGATACCCGCAGCGCACATGAGCGGATAATTTGTGTAAAAACGACCCATGAATTCAGAAATGCTTATGGGCAGAGTCTTAGCTTTCAAGCTCGAAGTCAGAACCAGAGCAATTATGAATTCGTTCCAGGCTGAGAGAAAGACAAATATACCTGAAGTGAAGAGGGCGGGTCTGGACATGGGAATCAATATTTTCCAGAGAACCTTCACGTATCCACAACCATCTATTATTGCGGCTTCTTCGACCGATACGGGTAACCTTCTGAAGTAAGAACTCATGATCCATATGGCAAAAGGCAGGTTCAACGCGGTGTATATCACAGCGAGGGACGTTTTGCTATCGAGCATACCAAGCCGGGCCAGTGAGAGGTAGATGGGTATCACAAGAATGACGGGCGGTAACATCTGTGTCAAGAGCACGAAAAAGCTTATATATTTTCTCAACGGCACCCTTAATCTCTCTATTGCGTAGGCGGCGAGGATCGCCAAAAGGAGCGTTACGATTGTGACGCTGACACCGATCGTCAGGCTGTTGAAAAGTGTGACTCTGATCTGCGAGGCCACACCATAGGCGCCCTGTCCTAATCCCAGGGCCTCTCTGTAATTCTTCAATGTCGGTCTCGGGGGAAACCAAGTGCGAGATGTTTGCATCAGATCGACGTCGAGAGAAAGGCTGGTCACAAAAGTCCAGTAAATGGGGATCACGGAAGCTCCGACGGCGCAGATGATCACGATCAGAATCAAAGCTCTGTGAAGTTTCGCGTTCATGTCACTCCTCACCTGCCTCTGTCGCAAAGGCTCGTCTGAAGACGAGTACGATGAGAGCAACTATACCCAGGAGTATGTAGGACATCGCCGTGGCACGCCCGAACTTGTAGGATTCGAAAGCGGTTCTGTATATTTCGTAAGAAACAACACGTGTTCTTCCGGCTGGTCCACCACCGGTCACGGCATAGATCAGTTCAAAGAGCTTGAAGGTGAGAATCGTTTTCATCACCAGCAAAAGCTGCGTGAAAGGTTTCAACAGAGGCCATGTTATGTGTAAAACTTGCTGCGTCCGAGTAGCACCGTCTATCTTTGCCGCCTCGTACAGTTCATCGGGTATGGACTTCATTCCACCCAGATAGATGATCGTGGCAAAAGCAGTTCCTTGCCACAAATTTGCGAGTATAAGAGCCCACAGGACGAGCTTCGGGTCGGTCAACCAGTAGGCGTTCTTTTTTATGATCCCGAGACTGAGGAGCGTTTGATTTATGAAACCATAATCGGCGTTGAATGCCCACTTCCAAATCAAAGCGTGGACGATCGGGGGCAAGACGTACGGGAGCAAGATCGCTCCTATGACTAAAGATCTGAGTCGGAACTTGCGGTTGAGTGCAAGCGCAGTTATGAAACCCAGAAACATCCCCGCGGTGATATCGGCAAGCACGAAGTACACAGTGTTTAGAAAAGATCTCCACCAGGATTCATCTCGAAGAATCGATAGGTAATTGTCGAATCCGACGAAACTTGTGATAATCCTTCCGGCAAAGAAACGAACGTTAAACAAACTCAGATAGAACGCGTGTGCCAGTGGAAAGGCAAGGACCACGAAGAGTATCACTAAGGACGGTGACATCAAGAGATAGCCAATTACTCTTTTGCGTTTTTCCAAGGCTCTCTCACTCTCTTCTCAAGAATCTAAAGGGTGGGGCCTGCCGGCCCCACCCTCCCAGTTGTTCATTTCTTCCTTCCTTTTTCGTATTCAGCTTTTATCTTTAGTGCAGCCTGTGCAGCAGCATCGAGTGCCGCTTTTGGAGATTTTTGCCGTGTCAGTGCCTTGTGGAGTTCCTCCTGTAAAGCGTTGGAAAATTCCAAATACCATGGCACCCTGGGTCTGTGGACTATGTACATGGCTTGCTCGTACATTTTGTCCAATCCTCTGACAGTGTTCTTGAACTCAGGATTCTCCCAGACGGATTTCCATCCTGGCACGATACCCGCCTTCAAAGCAGCGTCAAGGGCACCCTCCGGTCCTGCCAGGAACTTTATGTACTCGAAGGCTTCCTTCGGGTGCTTCGTTCCGTAAGATATCGCCCAGCCCATGGGACCGGAAACAGTGTAAGGATGTTCGCCATCCACAGACGGCATCAGACCTATCTCCCACTGACCGA
This window contains:
- a CDS encoding TAXI family TRAP transporter solute-binding subunit, which translates into the protein MKRLLVAAIALLVIVVQAATFLTIATGGTAGTYYPLGAGMADIWNKNIKGMNAMVQSTGASVANVNLLKNKEVDLIFVQNDVAFYAYNGVEMFKEPFPQLRGLATLYPETVQIVALADRGINSVYDLKGKRVAVGAAGSGTEVNARQILAAAGITYNDIKVQYLSFAEAANNLKDGNIDAAFVTAGHPTAAIVDLAAVRKIVLVPVPDEIIASLQKDYPFYVKIVVPAGTYKGVDVDVITVAVKAMLAVRAEMPEDLAYQLLKTMYANQKRLIEAHAKGELIIPETGKEGMSIPLHPGAEKFFKEMGL
- a CDS encoding DUF1850 domain-containing protein → MRASLLCALLSLLSFRYVLVVEKQGQVIFQKVLNEDWFAVVFVHSVERTLVEERFKVEPDGSLLLFETRYSSYGAGLPSDAEEGFAVEEGKFVLKLHRRFERIVLRVSHIEGHGMVFCDRTIWFKDIANVNDALTIYVKVLPSLKLKIF
- a CDS encoding TRAP transporter permease, which codes for MSNEKGTTDQAKEILEKYDREARYRSFRGFMAKIVAAIAITFSVFQIYTAAFGVLDAMIQRSIHLAFGSCLIFLLYPTSKKWPRDRLHWFDLLLAIVAPLTTIYIVVNYKELVLRSGTVTRLDFVVGILGIVLVLEATRRIVGLPIVIVALCFILYALYGRYIPGIMAHRGVSLQRLVGHLFYTTEGIFGIPLGVSSTFVFLFILLGAFLERTGLGQLFIDIANALAGWATGGPAKVAVFSSGMMGMISGSSVANVVGTGTFTIPMMKKLGYKPEFAGAVEATASTGGQLMPPIMGAAAFLMAEFTGIAYSKIIISAAIPAALYYFGVWMGVHWEAKKLGLRGLSKEELPKMKKVLLERGHLLFPLVAIIYLLVTGFTPMKAALYAIVFSVASSLIRKSTRIKLSDVPAALEAGARGALSVVAATACAGIIIGVVTLTGIGLKLGTALVDLARGNLLITLFFTMLTSLVLGMGVPTTANYVITSTIAAPALLRLGVPVLAAHMFAFYFGIIADVTPPVALAAMAGAGVARANPMRTGLTASRLAIAAFLVPYAFVLSPQLLLVNVSNPIQVIWPLFTCALGLFSLSGALAAYLFGNLTVWERALYGIGGILLVEPSGFTDLIGLGLIAVAFLLQRARMRLAKNA
- a CDS encoding carbohydrate ABC transporter permease, with the protein product MNAKLHRALILIVIICAVGASVIPIYWTFVTSLSLDVDLMQTSRTWFPPRPTLKNYREALGLGQGAYGVASQIRVTLFNSLTIGVSVTIVTLLLAILAAYAIERLRVPLRKYISFFVLLTQMLPPVILVIPIYLSLARLGMLDSKTSLAVIYTALNLPFAIWIMSSYFRRLPVSVEEAAIIDGCGYVKVLWKILIPMSRPALFTSGIFVFLSAWNEFIIALVLTSSLKAKTLPISISEFMGRFYTNYPLMCAAGIVSMVPPIIFALLFQNFLIEGLAKGAVKE
- a CDS encoding ROK family transcriptional regulator — translated: MKARLVLKNSEAKVLECIRQFRPISRAHIAVKTGLSKPVVSQAVERLIREGIVRESKKGKSTLRGGKRPTLLEFNPNWKFLVGIDVGGSKIRAAITDLDGNMKHEIERKIHRIRSVDDLVDQISSLLTDMKCHNYELLGIGVGVPGTCDRNTGKVRYIPAFDLRDVPLKKILETKFNVPVFVENDVTLNALGEMWKGAAKGLRNVLLVALGTGTGAGLILNGTLYTGARGMAGEIGYLVTDWSAEKDVEYRFGRLERWFSGYTFEQFLKERRIRSTLNQVFEKLESHTDFNEFFDVACEHLALAIANALCLLDPDVVVLSGGIGYNQYDKILAKIEPIVSKTVPAEILEHVQFKRAELAELGVVMGAVCYVQKELFVI
- a CDS encoding carbohydrate ABC transporter permease, translated to MEKRKRVIGYLLMSPSLVILFVVLAFPLAHAFYLSLFNVRFFAGRIITSFVGFDNYLSILRDESWWRSFLNTVYFVLADITAGMFLGFITALALNRKFRLRSLVIGAILLPYVLPPIVHALIWKWAFNADYGFINQTLLSLGIIKKNAYWLTDPKLVLWALILANLWQGTAFATIIYLGGMKSIPDELYEAAKIDGATRTQQVLHITWPLLKPFTQLLLVMKTILTFKLFELIYAVTGGGPAGRTRVVSYEIYRTAFESYKFGRATAMSYILLGIVALIVLVFRRAFATEAGEE